The genomic interval CCGGATTCCCTGCGAGCTCCGACTCAACCTCCTCGTGGAGGACGGCGCGTTTCGCGGGACCATCGGCGTGGTTCGGGACGTCTCCGAGCGCAAGCGAGCCGAGCGGACGCTCACCGAACACGAACGCCGGATCGAACTCGAAAGCGACCTGACCGACCGGCTCCTCAAGACCAGCCCCGTCGGTATCGTGGTCCTCGACGGCGACGGAGCGGTCGAGGAGCTAAACGAACGCGCGCGGGAGATACTCGACGTTGCGGAGTCCGAACGCGGGACCTACTCGCCCAGCGACAGGCCCGTCTACGACGAAGGCGGCCGACCGATTCCGGCAGACGAACATCCGTTCGCACGCGCACTGGAGACGGGAGAGCCGGTGTACGACCGGGTCCTGCAGGTCGAGCGGCCGGACGGCGAGCGCCGCTGGCTGTCGGTCAACGCCGAACCGATACCGAACGACGAGGGAGAAATCGAGCACGTCGTCACGACCGGTGAGGACATCACCGACATCAAGCAGCGCGAGCGCGAACTCGAAGCCGAACTGGGCGAGATATTCGGTCGAGTCACCGACGCGTTCTACGCGCTCGACGACGAGTGGCGGATCACCTACGCCAACGAGCGCGCCGAGGACCTGATCGACTACCGCGAGGAGGGACTGGTCGGTCAGGACTTCTGGGAGGTGTTCGAGTGGGCGGCCGACTCGACGCTCGGCGAGGAGTACCGGACCGCGATGGAGACTCAGGAACCGACCTCGTTCGAGTTCTACTACCCCGAACCGCTCGAATCGTGGTACGAGGTCCACGCCTACCCCTCCGAGACCGGACTGTCGGTGTACTTCCGGGACGTGACCGAGCGCAAGCGCCGCGAGCGCGAACTCGAGGAGTCAGAGCGCCGCTACCGGGCGCTGGTCGAGAACTTCCCGAACGGCGCGGTCGCGCTCGTCGACCGGGGACTCCGCTATCGGACCGTCGGCGGCGACCCCATCGTCGACGACGCCGCGGTCGAAGACCTCGAGGGACGACTGGTCGGTGACGCGCTCCCGCGGGAACTGGCCGACGAATTGGTCCCGCGATACGAGGCCGCCCTCGGCGGCGAACTCGGCGCGTTCGAGACCGAATTAGACGGTCGCATCTACCAGATACGCATCGTTCCGGTCCGGGACGACGACGGCGAGGTGTTCGCCGCGCTCGGGATGTCCCAGGACGTCACCGAGCGCACCGAGCGCGAACGGGAACTCGAGGAGTATCGGTCGCGGTACCAGACGCTCATCGAGAACTTCCCGAACGGCGCGGTGGCGCTGGTCAACCGCGACCTCCGGTACGAGACCTTCGGGGGCACGCCCGAGGGGAGCGCCGACGTGACGAGAGGGGAACTCGAAGGGGCCGCCCTCCGCGACGCGCTCCCGAGCGACCTCGCCGACGTGGTCGTCCCACGGTACGAGGCCGCCCTGAACGGCGAGACCGCCGAGGTCGAGACCACGCTCGGGGGCGAAGTCTACCAGTTCCACTTCGTCCCGGTCCGGGACGACGACGGCGAGGTGTTCGCCGCGCTCGGAATGTCCCAGAACGTCACCGAGCAACGCGAGCGCGAGCGGTACCTCCGGGACGCCAAGGCGCAACTGGAGGCCGCGACCGAGGCGGGCGCGGTCGGGACGTGGGAGTGGCACATCCCCGAAGACGAGTTCGTCACGGGCGCTTCGTTCGCCCGGACGTTCGGAGTCGACCCCGAGGCGGCCCGCGAGGGCGTCTCTATCGACCGGATAGTCTCCGCCATCCACGAGGACGACCGCGAGCGGATCGAGCGTCGAATCGAGGCGGTGATGGACGAATGCGGGGAGTACGAGGAGGAGTACCGGGTCTGGAACGCCGAGGGCGAACTTCGGTGGGTCGTGGCCCGCGGTCACGTCGAGTGCGACGAGGAGGGCGACCCGGTCACGTTCCCCGGTGCGCTCACCGACATCACGGAGCGAAAGCGCGCCGAGCAGGCGCTGCACGAGAGCGAGAAGCAACTCCGGACGCTCCTTCGGCTACTCCCCGTCGGGGTCATCGTCGCCGAGGACGGCGGGCGACTGGTCCAGAAGAACGACGCCGCCGAGGAGATATGGAGCGGGTTCGCCGAGGCCGACGCCGTGGCCGACTACGAGCGGTATCGGGGGTGGTGGCCCGAGTCCGGCGAGCAGGTCGCCCCCGAGGAGTGGCCGCTCGCCCGGGCGCTCCGGGGCGAGGAGATAACCGACTCTGAGGTCATCGAGATAGAGGGGTTCGACGGCGAGCACCGGACAGTGTTGTTCCACGCCATGCCGATTCGGAACGCGAGCGGCGACGTGACCCGGGCGGTCGTCACGATGATCGACGTCACCGAGCGCGAGGAGCGCCAGCAACGGTTGCAGGAGCAGAACGAGCGACTCGAATCGTTCGCGAGCATGCTCGCCCACGAACTCCGGAATCCCGTCACCATCGGGCAGATATACAGCCAACAGCTCCCCGACGAGGCCGACTCGGAGGCGGTCGGCTACGTGGCCGAGGCGTTCGACCGCATCGAGGACATGATAGACATCATGCTGATGATGACGCGGGGTCAGGAGGCGGTCGACGGGAGTTGCCCGGTGTCGCTGGCCGACGCCGCGGAAGACGCGTGGGACGAGATGGACCAGACGGGGCGGCTCCGGGTCGAAGCCACCGACCGGGTTCGGGGCGACGAGACGTACCTCCGGCACCTGTTTCGGAACCTGTTCGAGAACGCGGTCCAGCATGGCGGGACCGACGTGACCGTCGAGGTCGGCCGACTGCGCGACGGCTTCTACGTCGCCGACGACGGTTGCGGTATCCCGCCCGAGAAACGCGATGCGGTCTTCGAAGCGGGGTTCACGACCGCGAAGGACGCGGGCGGAACCGGACTGGGGCTAGCGTTCGTCGGCGAACTGGCCGAGGTGTACGAGTGGCGGTGTTCGGTGACCGAGAGCGCCGACGGCGGCGCGCGCTTCGAGTTCCGGGACGTCGAGTTCGTCTCGGACGAGTAAGGTCACTCGAAGCGCCGGACGGTCTCGGCGACCACGCCGACCCCGATGTCGAGCGAGTCCTCGTCGATGTCGAAGTACGCGGTGTGGTGGCCCGCGGGGTTGCTCGCGCCGACGCCGAGGTAGGTCGCCTTCCCGCCCTCTTCTTGGACGCGACGCACGAGATAGGAGGCGTCCTCGCTCCCGCCGAACTCCTTGCGCTCGCGTACCTCCTCGACGCCCGCGACGTTGCGGGCCGCCTCGGCCACCGCATCGACCACCTCGTCGTCGGCCTCGAACGTCGTGGTCTTGCCGTAGAGGCTGGTCGAGAGGTCAACGTCGTGCATCTCGGCGGCCGCTTTCAGGACGCGCTCGGCGCGTTCGAGCATGTACTCGTTGAGGTCGGCGGTCCGGCCCCGGACCTCCACGCGCATCTCGGCGCGCTCGGCGATGACGTTCTGGGCGTTCGGCGAGTGGACCGTCCCGACGTTGATGCGGGTCGCGCCGTCCTCGTGGCGCGGGATGGCGTAGAGGTTCTGGATTGCGGTCGCGGCCGCCTGGAGGGCGTTTCGGCCCTCGTTGGGTCGACCGCCAGCGTGGGCGGGGACGCCTTCGAAGGTCACGTCGAGTTTGGCGTTCGCCAGCGGGCGCTCGTAGCTCGCGACCACGGTGCCCGTTTCGAGCCCGAGACCGAGGTGGAGCGCGAGCAGGTAGTCCACGTCGGCGAGGTGGTCGGTCTCGCTCATCGGCTTGCCGCCCCGGCCGCCCTCCTCGGCGGGCTGGAAGAACAGCTTGAGGGTGCCGTCGAAGCCGCCGTTCTCGTCGAACTCGCGGGCGATGCCCACGCCGATGGCGGTGTGGCCGTCGTGGGCGCAGGCGTGCATCTCGTCGGGGTGGGTGCTGGCGAACCCCTCGCGGGCGGGCCGGTGGTCGTCGTCGGTCGCCTCCGCGCGCTCCAGCGCGTCCATGTCGATGCGCACCCCGACCGTGGGACCCGACTGGTCGCCGAACGCTCGTTCGGCGACCAGTCCGGTAATCCCGCCCATCCGGTCGAGGTACTCCCCGGGCGCGCCCTCCTCGCGGGCGCGTTCCATCGCGGCCTCGATCTCGTCGTCGCCGGGGAGCCGAGCCGGGAGTCGGCGACGAGCGCGTCGGGCCCGAGGTGAACGTCGAACCCGCGGTCGTCGAGCTCCTCGGCGACGAGCGCGGTCGTCCGGAACTCCTTCCACCCGGCCTCCGGCCGCGCGTGGAGGTCCCGGCGGAGCTCTGTCAGCGTCTGCTCGCGTGTCTGGGCCATGGGAGTGGTAGACACGGGTATCGGACAAAGCGATAGCGGTGGCGGCAAGCGACGGTAGCGCAGACGGGGACGAACGCGAAAACGGCGACGAAACGTCGGTCGGGAAGCGGTCTAACTGCGCGCCGTGGTGTACAGCAACGGCGCGACGACGAGCAACGCGATGCCGAGGAACTTGTAGTGAATCGGTGCCAGGCTGATGGGCGTCAGGAGGAATATCAGCCCGAACGTGATGGCGTTCAGCGACAGCACCTTCCGGGACCCCAGCGGAATCGCCCCCAGTACCGAGAGGACGAACACCAACAGGAGCGCCTGCCCGACGTTGTACTGGGTCAGGAAGTCGTCGATCAGCGGCATCGGTACGAACTCGATCATCGTTGTTCGAAACTCGACCCGAAATACCCTTTAAAGTTCCGCTATACCGCGGTCACTCGGTCGTCCCGCGGAAGTCGAGGGGTCGGATCCAGATGTACCAGATTGCGACCATCGCGGTGAGGTAGCCGGTGAACC from Halorussus salilacus carries:
- a CDS encoding PAS domain S-box protein, which codes for MSNRAGGSESAFWGDADESEALQRYRTLVNAIDDGIYQLDRDGHFVAVNEVIVETTGYTREELLGEHVAILLDAEDVSAIEREIQRRLAGSGDEAETLELDIRTADGDRIPCELRLNLLVEDGAFRGTIGVVRDVSERKRAERTLTEHERRIELESDLTDRLLKTSPVGIVVLDGDGAVEELNERAREILDVAESERGTYSPSDRPVYDEGGRPIPADEHPFARALETGEPVYDRVLQVERPDGERRWLSVNAEPIPNDEGEIEHVVTTGEDITDIKQRERELEAELGEIFGRVTDAFYALDDEWRITYANERAEDLIDYREEGLVGQDFWEVFEWAADSTLGEEYRTAMETQEPTSFEFYYPEPLESWYEVHAYPSETGLSVYFRDVTERKRRERELEESERRYRALVENFPNGAVALVDRGLRYRTVGGDPIVDDAAVEDLEGRLVGDALPRELADELVPRYEAALGGELGAFETELDGRIYQIRIVPVRDDDGEVFAALGMSQDVTERTERERELEEYRSRYQTLIENFPNGAVALVNRDLRYETFGGTPEGSADVTRGELEGAALRDALPSDLADVVVPRYEAALNGETAEVETTLGGEVYQFHFVPVRDDDGEVFAALGMSQNVTEQRERERYLRDAKAQLEAATEAGAVGTWEWHIPEDEFVTGASFARTFGVDPEAAREGVSIDRIVSAIHEDDRERIERRIEAVMDECGEYEEEYRVWNAEGELRWVVARGHVECDEEGDPVTFPGALTDITERKRAEQALHESEKQLRTLLRLLPVGVIVAEDGGRLVQKNDAAEEIWSGFAEADAVADYERYRGWWPESGEQVAPEEWPLARALRGEEITDSEVIEIEGFDGEHRTVLFHAMPIRNASGDVTRAVVTMIDVTEREERQQRLQEQNERLESFASMLAHELRNPVTIGQIYSQQLPDEADSEAVGYVAEAFDRIEDMIDIMLMMTRGQEAVDGSCPVSLADAAEDAWDEMDQTGRLRVEATDRVRGDETYLRHLFRNLFENAVQHGGTDVTVEVGRLRDGFYVADDGCGIPPEKRDAVFEAGFTTAKDAGGTGLGLAFVGELAEVYEWRCSVTESADGGARFEFRDVEFVSDE